The genomic segment GGCGGCTGGGTGGTGATTGAGCAGAGACTGGATGGGACGCTGCACATTCGGTTCGGGAAGCGTCATTTGCCGTACCAGGAGATCACCGTGGGGGCAGCCTTGGGGGCTCTGCCCCCAAACCCCCGGAGTTTAGCGCATCAGCGGCCGATGCCAGTGCGGAGACGACGGGACGGGAGCCGGTCAAGGACTCCCGTCCCGCGGGCATGCAGCCGACTGCCGGACGCTCGGGTCGCACTCCTGCGGAGCCCTATCCTTCCGGCGGCGAGGAGGTAGATAACCCGAAGCGATCGTACCGTCCAGCTCCAAATCATCCTTGGCGAAAACGTCTATGATGAGTGGAAATATGTCCCGGGGGGAGGACATTTCTATTGGGGCCAAACCCCGGACATTTCTAATGGGGCGTGACAGTTCCTCGGGGCTTACCTCTGTTCTTACCACTTCATGTATTACGATGTTTTGTTATCCGTTTTGCCCCTGGCTGTACTTATCGTCGGAGTGCCCCCGGTACCAACGGCGAGTGGAACGGACTGTGAGCCCAAAGCGATCGCGGCAACATCCGACAAAGCGGGATGGTGGCTCGCGATCACGTTTTTCTTTCTGCTAGCCTTGCTTGCGGTCGAAAATCGAGCCCCACGCGACACGCGCGACCGCCCGCCCACTGACAGCGGGCCCGTGGATCCGTTCGGTCTTTCGACACCTATTCCTCTGTATTTACCGTGGGATACGCTTATTTTGCTAGTGTTGTGGGGTTGCTGCGGTACTCTCCTGCTTGTCCGAAAATGGAACACCGCGCCAGCCTCATGCGAAGCCCTCGTTGCTCAGGTGCCCCAGCCGATTTCCACCGCCAGCCTGAGGTGCGGTCACTGAGGTTCTTGTTGATTTGTGCCTGTTGCTGGAAGCCCACGAGGCAGATAGGATCAATCGGCGTCCGTCCCGTTTGCCGACCTCGTGGTGCCCGATGCCCGCTCCTGATCCCCTTGCCGCCCTCCGGGACGCGGCGGCTTTGTCGCCCGACAACCTCCCCCTCCGCCAACACCTGGCCGAATCGTACCGCGGCCTCGGCCGGTTCGCGGAGGCCGAGCAGGAATACAAGTCCGCCCTCGCCCGCTTCCCCGACCACGCCGTGCTGAAAGTCGGGCTCGCCCAGACCTATTACCAGCAAAGCAAACCCGGCCCGGCTCTCGTTATCGTCGAAGACTTGCTCAAGCGCCCGAACACTCCGCCGGCCGCCACCCTCCTTCACGCCCGGCTGTTGTTTCAGGCCGGGGATGTGGACCGGGCCGTGCATCAATACAAGGACGCGATCGCCACCGAGCCGACGCTGGCGGACTCCGAGTTCGCCGGCCGGCTCGGGATCGGGGCAGACGAAGAGGAATCGGAAGTCGTCGACGGCCGCCTGCGGGCCGCGGACGGCGACGGCGGGGACGACGTCCCGACCGAAGTGGAGCGGCCGAAGATCACCTTCACAGACGTCGGCGGGATGGAAGGTGTCAAGGACGAGATCCGGCTCAAGATCATTCACCCGCTCCAGCACGCGGATCTGTACAAGGCTTACGGCAAGGCGATCGGCGGCGGCATCCTCATGTACGGCCCCCCGGGTTGCGGGAAGACTCACCTGGCGAGGGCCACGGCCGGGGAGGTGCGGGCCGGGTTCGTGGCCGTCGGGATCAACGACGTCCTCGACATGTGGATGGGGAACAGCGAGCGGAATCTGCACCAGATCTTCGCCCAGGCCCGGCGGAACAAGCCCTGCGTCCTGTTCTTCGACGAGGTCGACGCCCTCGCGGCCAGCCGGTCGGACATGCGGCAGAGCGCCGGTCGGATGCTCATCAACCAGTTCCTGTCGGAACTGGACGGCGTCCAGACGTCGAACGACGGCATCCTCATCCTGGCGGCGACGAACGCCCCCTGGCACTTGGATTCGGCGTTCCGCCGCCCCGGCCGGTTCGACCGCATCCTGTTCGTCCCCCCGCCGGACGCGCCGGCGCGGGCCGCCACCCTGCGCATCCTCTGCACCGGGAAGCCGGTGAAGGACATCGACTACGACGCCGTCGCGAAGCGGACCGACGGCTTCAGCGGGGCCGACCTGAAAGGGCTGATAGACGTGGCGGTGGAGGCGAAACTGCGGGCGGCCATGAAGACCGGCATCCCGCACCCCCTGACCACCGCCGACCTGGCGGCCGCCGCGGGGAAGGTGAAGCCGTCCACTGCCGCGTGGTTCGCGACGGCGAAGAATCACGCGCTTTACGCGAACCAGGGCGGGGATTACGACGACGTGCTCAAATATATGAAGCTGTAATGGACGCGCTGCGTAGGCGAGCCGAGGTGCTGCTGTACGAACTCAATCGCCCAGCGGACGCGGAGCCGTTGATTCGTGACGCACTGGCTGCCGACCCGAAAAACGCGCACTTACACTGCATGCTCAGTCACAGTCTGAGGTGTAGAAACCGGCCGTGGGCGGCGATCCAAGCCGCTCGTGAGGCCGTCGGCTTGTCGCCGGAATGGGCCTACGCTCACTACACACTCGGCATGGCGCGAGTGGCTAATGCGGCCTGGCACGGCGCCGTTCGCTCGTTTCGGGAAGCCATCCGGTGCAACCCGTCGGACGCCGATTATTATTACTGGCTGGCCGTTTCCCTTCGGGCCGACGGATTCAAGAAGCGTGCTCAAAAAGTGATCGAGGACGGTCTGCTTGTTGCCCCCGACCATACTCGCTGCCTGAACATCCTGGCCGCCTGCCTGACCGAACGCGGGAAATGCTCCGAAGCAGTCCGCGTACTGACCCGCTCTCTGGCCATCGATCCGTTGAAAGTCGAAACCCACGTCGGGCTGGGGAAGGTTCTACTTCTGCAATGGAGACTTTTCCGAGCGGCCTGGCACCTCCAAGCCGCAACGCGGTTGGCCCCGACAGACCAGACGTGCCAACAATGGCTTCGAGACGCCGTGGCCCGTCTCAGTCACCTCATCTATTGGCCGGTTTTCGTTCTACTCGTCTTGGCGGTCGGCACTCCGGCGGTATATCTCGACATCTGGCTCCGGCCGGCAGAAACCGACAACGTCGTCTGTGCGGTCTTTTCCGCGTCGGTGACGCTCGGGCTTCTTGGGTTCCGTCGGCGGTTTCGCGAAGCCGTGACACTGTTCCCCCTCCGACTCGGCCAGGAGGTCCACACACGGGCCGACCGCCGGTACGCGGTCGCCGGCTTGCTCGCGTATTCCGTCACATTGGCCACGTCGATAACCGTGGCGGCGATGGGTCCGCGATTACCGCCGGCCGGGAGTGAACTGTTCCCTTTGTTTGCCGGGTGTACATTTCCACTCGTGCCGGTCCTTGTGTGGTTGGACTGGCGGACACGGCATCCTAATTTGTCACGGGCCGGGGTGACACTTTTGATCGCCGTCCAGGTCGCCGTGATTATGGCTGCGCTGTTGCCCGTCGCGGGACCAATGCGTGATTTGATGTTCATCACTGCTTTTTTTCTGACGTGTATTTTCTGGGTATTACCGCTTGGTGGAAACCTAATTGATGCGTAACCGCGATCTCGACGTGCTCCCGGAGTCATGATGTCGGCCCACTACGAACGCGCCCTGCTCCTGTTCCAGCAGTCCCGGTACGAGCCGGCCGAGAAGGAACTCCGCCAGGTACTCGCGGCCGACCCGGACGATGCGGCGGCCCACGCGCTCCTCGCCCTCTGCCTGGTTCAATTGAAACGGTTCGACCCGGCCACGGACGAGGCGGAGCGTGCCGTCGCCGGCGCGCCAGACGTCCCCTTTTCTCACTACGCCCTGGCGACCGTCCGCTACCACCGCCACCATTACCCGGAAGCCGAGGCGGCCGTCCGCGAGGCGATCCGGCTCGACCCGGCCGCCGCCGACTACCGCGCGCTACTCGGCGCGATCCTGGCCGACCGGGAGAACTGGCGCGGCGTGTTGGCCGCGGCCAACGCGGGCCTCGAATGCGACCCCGCGCACGCCGGCTGCAACAACCTGAAGGCGATGGCCCTGGTCAAACTCGGCCGCCGGGTGGAAGCCGGAGAAACGATCGAAGGTGCCCTCGCCCGCGACCCGGACAACGCCTTCACCCACGCCAACAACGGCTGGGCCATGCTCCACGCGGGCGACCCGACGCGAGCCCTGGTCCACTTCCGGGAAGCCCTGCGCCTCAACCCGGATCTGGAGTTCGCCCGCGCCGGGATGATCGAGGCGCTCAAGGCCCGGTACTGGGTTTACCGGCAGATCCTGCGGTATTTCTTGTGGATGAGCCGGCTCAGTCCCCAGGCTCGGTGGGGCGTCGTCATCGGCCTTCTCGTGGGTCAACAGGCCGCCGCCGCGGTCGCCAAGTCCAATCCCGAACTCGCTCCCTTCCTGGAACCTTTGTTGATCGCTTACGTGGTGTTCGTCGTGACGACGTGGACGGCGCGGCCGTTGAGTAACCTCGTCTTGCGCCTGAGCCGGTTCGGCCGCCTCGCGCTATCCCGCGAGCAGCGGGCGACCTCGAATTTGGTGGGGGGATGTGTTCTGGTGTCGCTCGTCGGCGTGGGCATCGGGATCGTGGAGCCGGCGCCTTACGACTGGCCCGGGTGGCTGATGGCACTCGCGTTCATGATCCTGTTGCTGCCGCTCGGCTCGATATTCAGTTGCCCGAGCGGGTGGCCGCGGGTGGTCATGGTGGTCTACACGCTCGTCATGTTTCTGGTCGCGGTTGCCGGCGTCGGATTGTTCGCGTTCGGGTTTTATCTGGCCGAGCGCGAACCGCAAACCGCGATCGGTTACATCAGGACCGGGGCGACCGGAACAATTACTTCACCCTTTGGCCGCACCCGAAACTCCTTGGCGTGGCCGGATGGTATAGTTCCAACTCGGACAGGTCTTATGCCGTCGCAAGCGCAACTTCCTCATCTCGTGATCCGTGACCTTCAGGCCCCTCTCATAGTTTCCCCGCAACAACACGGCTTTCACCTGCAAGCCTGTTTCGGTTCTCGTGTCCTGAATATAGCCCAACAAGATCAACCACGAACGCAAGGGCTTGCCGGCCCAGTTGATGCTGATAAAGCTGAACAGCCGATGCTCAATCGGGTTCCACTTGGAGCCACCGCGGGGGTAGTGGCACACCGTCACCTCCAGGTTGAAGGCGTCAGCCAGCCGTTCCTGCAACTGACGCTTCCACATCCGAGGCCGACAGCCATTACTGCCACCCGAGTCCGCCAGGATCAGGAGTTTGGTAGCGTCCGGGAAACGACGGCGACCGTGGCTCTTCCACCACGAGACAATCGCATCGACCGCAAACTCCGGCGTGTCGGCCGATTCGCCCACGTACACGTAACCGCGGTCGTGTTGTACCAGGTAGATGCCATACGGGGTGGCCCGGCCCTCGGCGTCACTGAGGAAGTCATAAGCGTTGACCTCGTCCGCCTCGTGGCACCAGGTCTGCCCATCCTGCTGGAAGTTGCCGATCAACTCTTTTTTCTTGGTATCCACGCTGATGACCGGCCTGCCCGCTTTCAGGAACCGCCGCTTCTGGTGGGCGATGTAGCGGAACTGACGATCCCGATCGGGGTGCGGTGGGCCGGTAAACCGTTTCCGATTCGCCTTCAACGAGTACTTGAGTTTGTGGAGCAAACGCCGGACGGTCTTGGGGTCGATGGCATGGCCTCGTTGGGCCAGCAGTTGGCCCAGTCGCTTCAGGCTCAGACGCACCCACCGCTGTTTCGTCATCGGGTCGCCGCCGGTGTCATCGACCAGCAGGGCTACCAGGTCTCGCTCCAGGACCGGATCTTTTTTTCCAAGGGCGGGCGGCCCGCTCCAGGGCGGCGGACCCGTCCCGGCGGGAGGTTGGCAAAAGCCGACCCTAACTCTTGGCGTCCCCGGCGAATGGTCTGGACGTGGAGGCCTGTGATGGAGGATACCAGGCGGTCACCGCCGTGGCCGATGCGCTGGGCTTCCCAGGCCGCCAGCCAGCGTCGCTGTTGCTCGTTGAGCCGACTGAGGAGCAAGTTGAGTTGTCGGTGGACCTCCTTGTTGGGATGGTCTGTCGCCTGGAGGCAATCAGGACATCGACATTGGTGAAGCGGGGTAGGGTGCATGATGTGGTCTCCAGCTGACGCAACAAGCCATGCAAGTGATTGTAGGGACAAGGGTGAAGTAATTGTTCCGGCCGCCCCGGTGCGTCGCTCCTTCGCGCGAACAACTGGGTCGGCTTCCTTTCGGCATTCCTGGCCAACAAACTGATGACGGTCCGACCTCGCCTGTAGACGGGTCGGCGGAGACGGCCGTCTCCGCCGACCCGTCACTTCGTTCAACGAATCGAGTTACGTGTTCGGCGCCGGCTCGGCCGGCGTCACGACGGCCGGGGCGGCCGGTTTGGGCGGCCCGCCTTTGCCCGCTTCGGCTTCTTCCTTCGAGAACAGCACCAGGAACGCGCCGGCCCCGACCAGGAGAATCCCCAGGAGCAACTTCCACCCCGGCATCTCGAACTCGAAGTGGAACGGCTCGCCCGACTTCGGGTGCCAGAGGGTGCTAATCAGCGTGTTGATGACCGGGGCGAGCCCGAAAATCAGCGGCGCGATGTAGACCCGGAACGTCGCCGGGTTGAGCCCTTCGGCTTTGGCCGCGTCCACGGCGGCCTTGCTCGCGAACACCACGCAGATCGCGCCGACGGCGCCGGCCACGCCGGCCAGACAGGCGAAGGTCAGTCCCGTCGTACTCAGCTTCGGCCACTCTTCCTGCCCGGTCAGGAACAGGATCAGGGGGAACACGACCGCGAGGACGAAGTACGCGATCCCGACGCACAGGATGGCCATGAGCCGCGCGTTCGGCTTCCCGCCGAGTTCGGAGCCGCCGTAGAAAATGATCGGGACGTACGTACCCCACGACAGACCGGCGAGCAGAACGTAGCCCCACCACGGAATATTCATCGGACGAGCCTCGGAGACGAGCGGGATCGGTTGGCGTGACAGCCAAGCGGGCGGCGAACGCAAACAGTGTAGGAACGAAAAAAGCCCGCGGACACATCCGCGGGCTTTTCGTGGTCAATGCCCGACAGGAAATCGATCTTGAAAGGAGGGTCGTGACGGTCAGTTTCCGAGCAGGTAATCGAAGCTCGACGGGTCACGGGCTTCTTTTCACACCCGCCGTTCGTACTGGTTGCCCGGCAGGCGGCGAACCACTTTTCGCATCTCCATTTTCATCAACACCACAACCAACTCGCCGACGGGCACGCCGATCTCGCGGGACAGTTCGTCGACGTGGCGCGGGGTGGCGAGCGCGTCCCACACTTTCTGTTGCTGCGGGTCGAGGCCGGGCGGCGGGGCCGGCGGACCCGGGCTCGGCGCGTCGAATAGGGTGGGCGCGGGTGCCGGGGCGGGCCGGTGAGCGGGTTTGCCCGGGTCGAGCGGGGCGATGCCGCGGAGGTCGTCGAGGACGTCGTCGGCCGTGCGGACGAGCCGGGCTCCCTTGCGGATCAGGTCCAGGCACCCCGCGCTCGGCGCACTGTCGACATTTCCGGGGACCGCGAACACTTCCCGCCCCTGTTCGGCCGCGTGGGTGGCCGTAATCAGCGCCCCGCTCTTCGCGTTCGCCTCGATCACCACGATCCCGCGGCAGAGGCCGCTGATGATCCGGTTGCGGGCCGGGAACATGCCCGGTTGCGGGGCCACCGTCATCGGGGTCTCGGTCACGAGTGCGCCGCGGGCGGCCACCTCTTCCGCCAGGTCGGCGTGTTCGGGCGGGTAAATCTTCGACAGCCCGCCTGCCAGAACGGCGATGGTACGACCTCCGGCGTCCAGGGCTCCGCGGTGGGCGGCGCCGTCGATCCCCCGGGCCAACCCGGACACCACCGTCCACCCGGCCGCCGCCAACCCGGCCGCGATCCGCTCCGCGACCCGCTTGCCGTAACTCGTACACGCCCGCGAGCCGACGATCCCGACCGCGTTCGCGTCGGCCGCGGTCAGCGCGCCGCGGAGGTAGAGCAACGGCGGGGCGTCGTCGATCGCGGCCAGCCGGGCCGGGTACTCCGGTTCACCGGCGCGAACGACCCGGACCGCGTGGGCGTCGATGAGATCCCACTCCGGCGTAATGTCGACGTTCCGGAAGGAGGCCGCGAATCGGGCCGCGAGTTTCGCCCCGACGAGCGGGATGGTTTCCAACTGGGGTGCCGTGGCGGCGAGCGCGGCGGCCGCGGACCCGAAATGTTCGAGGACCGCCCGGGTCAATTTCGGCCCCAGCCCGGGCACCAGCGCGAGCGCGAGGTGGTCGCGCAAGTCGGGTGGGACGGGGGGCGCGGGCATGCGATATTTGGGGGGAGTAGACCGCCGGGGAAGAAAAGCGTGGCCTCCGTGCCAGCTATCCCGTTCCTTGGGAGCGGTGATCTTAGCTCGACCTCCAGCTGGTGGCAACGATTATTTCGACACACCCGTCCGCCGGGCCGCCACCTGTCGTAGAAACCGACACATTTACGACGCTGGCAGCGCCAGCTGGTGGCGCCGCGGTCTCATTTGACCGCAGCAAAAATCGCCGCGGCTCTCATTTTGCATGACGTAATTTTTTGGTGGGCGATGGTGTTCCTATTCGTGCGGTTCTTCCGGTTATCGACGGCCCCGGTACGGGTAGCTATTCGCACAGCCCGTGCTTACGATTGACTTTGTGAATTCGACTCTTCCGCGCGGCGGCCGCGGGCCCCGGGGCTCGTGGGGACCGCCCCGCGTTCCATTCACGCAAGGCGCATCCTGATGTCCCGTTCCCGTTCCGGTGCTTCCCGTTCTTCCCTCGGTTCCCGCCTCCGCTTCGAACGGCTGGAGGATCGCACGACGCCGACCTCGTTCACCGTCTCGAACACCAACGCTACGGGCGCGGGCAGTCTGCAGGACGCGATCGCGCAAGCCGACGCGTCGCCGGGGTCGCCGAACGTGATCACGTTCGCACCCTCCCTCGCCGCCCAGACGATCACGCTGACCACCATCGGGGACACCACGGCGGGCCCGGCCGCGTTCGTCATCACCTCGACGATCACGATCGAGGGGAGCGGCCAGATTCTGACCCGCGACACGTCGTCGACCGCCTCGGCGTTCCGCCTGTTCACCGTGACCGGGTCCGGGAACTTGACGCTCGAAAACCTGTCGCTCGAGAACGGCCTCGCCCAGGGCGGGACCGGCGGCGCCGGCGGCGGCGGCGCGGCCGGCCTCGGGGGGGCGATCTTCAACCAGGGGACGCTGTCGCTCTTCAACGACACGATCGTCGGCAACCAGGCGATCGGCGGGGCGAACACCGGGGGGAGTAGCGTCGGGGCCGGGGGCGGTCTCGCCGGGCCCGGCGACGCCCTCGGCAACGGCGGCCAGCCGATGGGCGGGAGCGGGCCCGGCGGGTTCGGCGGGGGCGGCGGGTCGAGCGCGGCCGGTGCCGGCTCGGCCGGCGGGTTCGGCGGGGGCGGCGGGTTCGGTGGCACCCTCGGCGGGGCCGGCGGGTTCGGCGGCGGGGCGGCCGGGTCCGCCGGGACGGCCGGCGCGGCCGGGTTCGGGGGCGGGGCCGCGGCCGGGCTGGTCGGCGGGGCCGGGGGCGGCCTCGGCGGCGGCATCTTCAACGCCGGCGGGACGATCATCGCGGGCAACACGACCCTGTTCAAGAACACCGCCACCGGCGGGAATGGGACCGGGGCCGGGGGCGGCAGCGCGTACGGCGGGGGGATTTTCAACCTGGACGGGCAGGTGACGCTGACGAACGTCTCCCTCGTCGGGAACGTCGTCATCGCCGGGGCCGGCAACACCGGCGGGCAGATCGGCGGCGGGGAGTTGTACAACCTGTCCGAGAACGTGGGGACTGCCACCGCCGGACA from the Fimbriiglobus ruber genome contains:
- a CDS encoding ATP-binding protein, with translation MPAPDPLAALRDAAALSPDNLPLRQHLAESYRGLGRFAEAEQEYKSALARFPDHAVLKVGLAQTYYQQSKPGPALVIVEDLLKRPNTPPAATLLHARLLFQAGDVDRAVHQYKDAIATEPTLADSEFAGRLGIGADEEESEVVDGRLRAADGDGGDDVPTEVERPKITFTDVGGMEGVKDEIRLKIIHPLQHADLYKAYGKAIGGGILMYGPPGCGKTHLARATAGEVRAGFVAVGINDVLDMWMGNSERNLHQIFAQARRNKPCVLFFDEVDALAASRSDMRQSAGRMLINQFLSELDGVQTSNDGILILAATNAPWHLDSAFRRPGRFDRILFVPPPDAPARAATLRILCTGKPVKDIDYDAVAKRTDGFSGADLKGLIDVAVEAKLRAAMKTGIPHPLTTADLAAAAGKVKPSTAAWFATAKNHALYANQGGDYDDVLKYMKL
- a CDS encoding tetratricopeptide repeat protein, which gives rise to MDALRRRAEVLLYELNRPADAEPLIRDALAADPKNAHLHCMLSHSLRCRNRPWAAIQAAREAVGLSPEWAYAHYTLGMARVANAAWHGAVRSFREAIRCNPSDADYYYWLAVSLRADGFKKRAQKVIEDGLLVAPDHTRCLNILAACLTERGKCSEAVRVLTRSLAIDPLKVETHVGLGKVLLLQWRLFRAAWHLQAATRLAPTDQTCQQWLRDAVARLSHLIYWPVFVLLVLAVGTPAVYLDIWLRPAETDNVVCAVFSASVTLGLLGFRRRFREAVTLFPLRLGQEVHTRADRRYAVAGLLAYSVTLATSITVAAMGPRLPPAGSELFPLFAGCTFPLVPVLVWLDWRTRHPNLSRAGVTLLIAVQVAVIMAALLPVAGPMRDLMFITAFFLTCIFWVLPLGGNLIDA
- a CDS encoding ISAzo13 family transposase, coding for MLHHRPPRPDHSPGTPRVRVGFCQPPAGTGPPPWSGPPALGKKDPVLERDLVALLVDDTGGDPMTKQRWVRLSLKRLGQLLAQRGHAIDPKTVRRLLHKLKYSLKANRKRFTGPPHPDRDRQFRYIAHQKRRFLKAGRPVISVDTKKKELIGNFQQDGQTWCHEADEVNAYDFLSDAEGRATPYGIYLVQHDRGYVYVGESADTPEFAVDAIVSWWKSHGRRRFPDATKLLILADSGGSNGCRPRMWKRQLQERLADAFNLEVTVCHYPRGGSKWNPIEHRLFSFISINWAGKPLRSWLILLGYIQDTRTETGLQVKAVLLRGNYERGLKVTDHEMRKLRLRRHKTCPSWNYTIRPRQGVSGAAKG
- the dprA gene encoding DNA-processing protein DprA encodes the protein MPAPPVPPDLRDHLALALVPGLGPKLTRAVLEHFGSAAAALAATAPQLETIPLVGAKLAARFAASFRNVDITPEWDLIDAHAVRVVRAGEPEYPARLAAIDDAPPLLYLRGALTAADANAVGIVGSRACTSYGKRVAERIAAGLAAAGWTVVSGLARGIDGAAHRGALDAGGRTIAVLAGGLSKIYPPEHADLAEEVAARGALVTETPMTVAPQPGMFPARNRIISGLCRGIVVIEANAKSGALITATHAAEQGREVFAVPGNVDSAPSAGCLDLIRKGARLVRTADDVLDDLRGIAPLDPGKPAHRPAPAPAPTLFDAPSPGPPAPPPGLDPQQQKVWDALATPRHVDELSREIGVPVGELVVVLMKMEMRKVVRRLPGNQYERRV